In Triticum urartu cultivar G1812 chromosome 6, Tu2.1, whole genome shotgun sequence, the following proteins share a genomic window:
- the LOC125513837 gene encoding ethylene-responsive transcription factor ERF054-like, which yields MDVADSGGGVRGRERRWKGKAASSAAEKQQQQQLAPVLEDAPAAALLPPLKKMRSPDCRLRRSVSSLSSAPASPDSSSVSNPLSPPATSLPPHVSSTRQIFPFAYDPSPAAAPRLLQLLRYSSSLYQQPMLPQQLQQQQQQHTPSQHPQMISFGDAQQQQQLEAAAALIPPHYMAPEALRYWSAALNLSPRGVLGGVVPPALYQHLLRPPGPAKLYRGVRQRHWGKWVAEIRLPRNRTRLWLGTFDTAEDAAMAYDREAFKLRGENARLNFPDLFLGKGRSGGSGRTSASAAVSASSSSTSAPPTPDETHAQQAQLLLQREQQQQHTDEQANIGQKPLLSAAEQGGLPEPEQNPQLQNAEQQCSDGSTAMMQQAPVTPGGVWGPADDAWFSAWGPGSSVWDYDMDSAHGLLLQSRFAGDQAGMDYVPTAPEAHVAPAAGTGTACAAPPSPLPPRPPFMWKD from the coding sequence ATGGATGTGGCGGATAGTGGTGGCGGTGTCCGCGGGCGCGAGCGGAGATGGAAGGGGAAGGCCGCGAGCTCGGCGGCggagaagcagcagcagcagcagctggcgCCGGTTTTAGAAGACGCGCCGGCGGCCGCATTGCTCCCGCCGCTGAAGAAGATGCGGAGCCCCGACTGCCGCCTCCGCCGCTCCGTGTCCTCGCTGTCGTCGGCTCCTGCTTCCCCTGACTCCTCCTCTGTTTCCAACCCCCTCTCGCCGCCCGCGACGTCCTTGCCGCCCCACGTGTCGTCGACGCGGCAGATATTCCCGTTCGCGTACGATCCGTCCCCCGCGGCGGCACCGAGGCTCCTGCAGCTGTTGCGGTACTCCTCCAGCTTGTACCAGCAACCCATGCTGCCGCAGcagctccagcagcagcagcagcagcacacaccttctcagcatccGCAGATGATATCCTTCGGCGATgcccagcagcagcagcagttggaggcggcggcggccttgATCCCGCCGCACTACATGGCGCCGGAGGCGCTGCGCTACTGGAGCGCGGCCCTGAACCTGAGTCCGCGAGGCGTGCTTGGCGGGGTCGTGCCGCCAGCGCTGTACCAGCACCTGCTGCGGCCGCCTGGCCCGGCCAAGCTGTACCGCGGCGTGCGCCAGCGTCACTGGGGAAAGTGGGTGGCGGAGATCCGCCTGCCGCGGAACCGCACGCGCCTGTGGCTCGGCACCTTCGACACCGCCGAGGACGCCGCCATGGCGTACGATCGCGAGGCCTTCAAGCTGCGCGGCGAGAACGCGCGGCTCAACTTCCCCGACCTCTTTCTCGGCAAAGGCCGCTCCGGCGGCAGCGGCCGCACCAGCGCCAGCGCCGCGgtgtcggcctcctcctcctccacgtCCGCTCCGCCGACGCCGGACGAGACCCATGCGCAGCAAGCTCAGCTGCTGCTCCAGCGTGAACAGCAGCAGCAACACACGGACGAGCAAGCGAACATTGGACAGAAACCTCTGCTGTCCGCAGCAGAGCAGGGCGGCCTCCCGGAACCAGAGCAAAATCCTCAGCTCCAGAACGCAGAGCAACAATGCAGCGACGGCAGCACGGCCATGATGCAGCAGGCTCCAGTGACCCCCGGCGGCGTCTGGGGCCCCGCCGACGACGCATGGTTCAGCGCGTGGGGCCCGGGCAGCTCTGTCTGGGACTACGACATGGACAGCGCCCACGGCCTCTTACTCCAGTCTCGCTTCGCCGGTGATCAGGCCGGCATGGATTACGTCCCCACTGCGCCGGAAGCCCACGTGGCACCGGCGGCAGGGACAGGCACGGCCTGTGCCGCTCCCCCTtctcctctccctcctcgtccTCCCTTCATGTGGAAGGACTAG